In Candidatus Roseilinea sp., one DNA window encodes the following:
- a CDS encoding serine/threonine protein kinase, which yields MAGSRSFGEWLRQRRKALDLTRQELACRAACAVITIEKIEIGERRPSREVAQALATALRIPDAEREAFIAFARGQEMDDPAGRSLRLIPNNLPSDLPALIGRDLNVETITQQLAGDDARMLTLVGPGGVGKTLLALHVAARCAQGLVSPKGGMLFQDGIAFVDLAPVRDPSLVVPTIARSLNALDGNRGVYEPEATLAALRDRLHDKATLLVLDNFEHVMPAAHAVAALLDGCPQACALITSRAALHIPGECVVSVAPLMRAAATSLFVARAQAANPHFKPSDEGMADIEALCRRLDGLPLAIELVAARLRLMTLRALLARLAGEGEHLRIGLVADEAGYSSARHHTLRDAIAWSYRLLAPEEQIVFCRLGAFVGGCDLRAVEHVVEDPYERSDERHIAVWNALTSLLDKHLLVETEVEDGEPRFGMLETIREFAWERLHVEGAREALQRHAEYYAALAFEAEPDLNGPQPIPWLRRLDHEQGNLRAALEWHMQHDSPTALRLCVALGALWHITGRWREGRRWLELALSKTTSDVPARAGALYWLSRIARRLSDPVAALRYGEESAALYRALADARGLAHALLALGWARYSNLGCEVAAQCFEEGLALYRALGDKRGIAQALLDLSHMAREAHADYERAARYLVESRMLFWEVGDDEGLGSVAWGLAQIAHLRGDYAHGRALFIEGLERFKRIGAKGVVAYGYESLGEESYFMGDFALAEEEWQTALRSHREVGNASGAAFVLHHLARLRRREGRLAEAMDLLAEALGVFRRLGKDDMIARCVAAIGGLALERGHLEQATTLLSAAQHYFAERPPFLAPADIAEYDRDIAACHAQLGDEMFAEAWDAGWILDIAQAYQQALAL from the coding sequence ATGGCTGGCTCCCGATCCTTCGGCGAATGGCTCAGGCAGCGTCGCAAGGCGCTCGACCTAACGCGCCAGGAGCTGGCCTGCCGCGCGGCCTGCGCCGTCATCACCATCGAGAAGATCGAGATCGGCGAGCGGCGGCCCTCGCGCGAAGTGGCGCAGGCGCTGGCGACGGCGCTGCGCATCCCCGACGCCGAACGCGAGGCGTTCATCGCCTTTGCGCGTGGCCAGGAGATGGACGATCCGGCTGGACGGTCGCTCCGGTTGATTCCCAACAACCTGCCTTCCGATCTGCCGGCGTTGATTGGCCGCGATCTGAACGTCGAAACGATCACACAGCAGTTAGCTGGGGACGATGCGCGCATGTTGACGCTGGTCGGGCCGGGCGGCGTGGGCAAGACGCTCCTGGCGCTACACGTGGCAGCCCGCTGTGCACAGGGGCTGGTCTCCCCAAAGGGAGGGATGCTCTTTCAGGACGGCATTGCGTTTGTGGACTTGGCGCCGGTGCGCGACCCCAGCCTGGTCGTCCCGACCATCGCGCGCAGCCTGAACGCGCTCGACGGCAATAGGGGTGTCTATGAACCGGAAGCCACATTGGCTGCGCTTCGTGATCGCCTGCACGACAAGGCAACCTTGCTCGTGCTCGACAACTTCGAGCACGTGATGCCGGCCGCGCATGCGGTGGCAGCCTTGTTGGACGGATGCCCGCAGGCGTGCGCACTCATCACTAGCCGAGCAGCGTTGCACATACCCGGCGAATGCGTCGTCAGCGTCGCGCCGCTGATGCGCGCCGCTGCGACCTCGCTTTTCGTGGCGCGCGCGCAGGCAGCCAATCCACACTTCAAGCCCTCTGACGAGGGTATGGCGGACATCGAGGCGCTCTGCCGGCGGCTGGACGGCCTGCCGCTGGCCATCGAACTGGTCGCTGCACGGTTGAGGCTGATGACGCTTCGCGCGCTCCTCGCGCGCCTTGCAGGCGAGGGTGAACATCTGCGCATCGGACTCGTTGCCGACGAAGCTGGCTATTCGTCTGCACGCCATCACACCCTGCGCGACGCGATTGCCTGGAGTTATCGCCTGCTTGCGCCCGAAGAGCAGATCGTGTTCTGCCGGCTCGGCGCGTTCGTGGGCGGGTGCGACTTGCGGGCGGTCGAGCATGTGGTGGAAGACCCATACGAACGATCGGACGAGCGCCACATCGCGGTATGGAATGCGCTCACGTCGCTGCTCGACAAGCACCTGCTGGTTGAAACTGAAGTCGAAGATGGCGAACCACGCTTCGGCATGCTGGAGACCATTCGCGAGTTTGCGTGGGAGCGCCTACATGTAGAGGGCGCGCGCGAAGCGCTGCAGCGGCACGCCGAATATTACGCTGCGCTTGCCTTCGAAGCTGAGCCCGACTTGAACGGCCCCCAGCCGATCCCGTGGCTGCGACGCCTGGATCACGAACAGGGCAACTTGCGCGCAGCGCTGGAGTGGCACATGCAGCACGACTCGCCAACTGCGTTGCGCCTGTGCGTCGCGCTGGGCGCGCTGTGGCACATCACCGGCCGGTGGCGTGAGGGCCGGCGCTGGCTGGAGTTAGCGCTGAGCAAAACCACAAGTGATGTGCCTGCGCGGGCCGGTGCTTTGTATTGGCTGAGCCGGATCGCCCGCCGGTTGAGCGATCCGGTTGCCGCGCTGCGCTATGGCGAAGAAAGTGCCGCGTTGTATCGCGCCCTTGCTGACGCGCGTGGTCTGGCTCACGCGTTATTGGCGCTCGGCTGGGCGCGCTATTCCAACCTCGGCTGTGAGGTGGCAGCGCAGTGTTTCGAGGAAGGTTTGGCGTTGTATCGCGCACTGGGTGACAAGCGCGGCATCGCGCAGGCGCTGCTCGACCTGTCACACATGGCGCGCGAGGCGCATGCCGACTACGAGCGCGCGGCGCGCTATCTCGTCGAGAGCCGCATGCTATTTTGGGAAGTCGGTGATGACGAGGGATTGGGCAGCGTTGCGTGGGGGCTGGCGCAAATCGCACACCTGCGCGGCGACTATGCGCATGGTCGCGCGTTGTTCATCGAAGGGCTGGAACGCTTCAAGCGCATCGGCGCGAAGGGCGTCGTCGCCTATGGCTACGAGAGCCTGGGAGAGGAAAGCTACTTCATGGGCGACTTCGCTTTGGCCGAAGAAGAATGGCAGACCGCCTTGCGGTCACATCGAGAAGTTGGCAACGCTTCGGGCGCAGCATTCGTGCTGCATCATCTGGCTCGCCTGCGCCGAAGAGAGGGCCGATTGGCGGAAGCGATGGATCTGCTGGCCGAGGCGCTGGGCGTGTTCAGGCGGTTGGGCAAGGATGACATGATTGCCCGCTGCGTAGCAGCCATCGGCGGCCTCGCGCTCGAACGTGGCCATCTCGAACAGGCGACGACGTTGCTGAGCGCGGCGCAGCATTACTTCGCGGAACGACCGCCATTCCTCGCGCCGGCGGATATCGCTGAATACGACCGCGACATCGCCGCCTGCCACGCGCAGCTCGGCGATGAAATGTTCGCCGAGGCATGGGACGCCGGATGGATACTTGACATCGCACAGGCCTACCAGCAGGCACTGGCGCTATAG
- the ilvD gene encoding dihydroxy-acid dehydratase, translating to MISLRSAEWFDRDDELGLQNRAVLRVVGWDPNLVRGKPIIGVANSWSELNNCNLGLRAVADAVKRGVIAAGGVPLEFNTLSLGEELMKPSAMLYRNLMAMELEETLRAYPIDGVVLLCGCDKTTPAQLMGAASANLPAIQLNAGPKATGKWRGQEVGSGTSLWKYWDEYRAGKISDEDWQALETAYAGGAGTCNTMGTASTMAAISEALGMMLPGASSIEAHNPRRVAVAEATGRQIVELVRRDIRPRQIMTRHAFENALRVHAAIGGSTNAVIHLIAIAGRLRVPLALDDFDAISRTTPMLLNLQPSGERLMPDFDAAGGVPALMNEIRDLLHLDALTVTGATLGENISGASNRDASVIRPRAHPLQADGALAVLRGNLAPRGAILRTTTASTHLQQHCGPALVFEDYADMLARIDSHDLFVTPETVLVLRNAGAVGVPGLPEWGSIPIPKKLLAQGVRDVVRISDSRMSGTSYGTVALHISPESAVGGPLALVHDGDLIALDAPARTLDLLVDEAELARRRAAWQPPKSPHRRGYPRLYQEHVLQPDEGCDFDFLRPQTDDELGFVSPVVGRS from the coding sequence CTGCGCGTGGTGGGATGGGATCCCAACCTGGTGCGCGGCAAGCCCATCATCGGCGTCGCCAATTCGTGGAGCGAGCTGAACAACTGCAACCTCGGGCTGCGCGCGGTCGCTGATGCCGTCAAGCGCGGCGTGATCGCCGCCGGCGGCGTGCCGCTCGAATTCAACACCCTCTCGCTGGGCGAGGAGCTGATGAAGCCGAGCGCGATGCTGTATCGCAACCTGATGGCGATGGAGCTGGAGGAGACGCTGCGCGCCTATCCGATTGACGGCGTCGTGCTGCTGTGCGGCTGCGACAAGACCACACCGGCGCAACTGATGGGCGCGGCCAGCGCCAATCTACCGGCCATTCAACTCAACGCCGGCCCGAAGGCCACCGGCAAATGGCGTGGCCAAGAGGTGGGCAGCGGCACGTCGTTGTGGAAGTACTGGGACGAATATCGCGCGGGCAAGATCAGCGACGAGGACTGGCAGGCGCTGGAGACGGCCTACGCCGGCGGTGCCGGCACGTGCAACACCATGGGCACTGCCTCGACCATGGCCGCGATTTCTGAGGCGCTGGGCATGATGCTGCCCGGCGCGTCGTCCATCGAGGCGCATAACCCTCGCCGCGTCGCCGTCGCCGAGGCGACCGGCCGACAGATCGTCGAACTGGTGCGGCGCGACATCCGCCCACGCCAGATCATGACCCGCCACGCATTCGAGAATGCCTTGCGCGTGCACGCCGCCATCGGCGGCAGCACGAACGCTGTCATCCACCTGATTGCCATCGCCGGCCGGCTGCGCGTGCCGTTGGCGTTGGACGACTTCGACGCGATCTCGCGCACGACGCCGATGTTGCTCAACCTGCAGCCGAGCGGCGAACGGCTGATGCCCGACTTCGATGCAGCCGGCGGCGTGCCGGCGCTGATGAACGAGATACGCGATTTGCTGCACCTCGACGCGCTGACCGTGACCGGCGCGACGCTTGGCGAGAATATTTCTGGAGCAAGTAACCGCGACGCGAGCGTCATCCGCCCGCGTGCGCATCCCCTGCAAGCCGATGGCGCGCTGGCTGTGCTGCGCGGCAACCTCGCTCCGCGAGGCGCGATCCTGCGCACCACCACGGCCTCAACACACTTGCAGCAGCATTGTGGCCCCGCGCTTGTCTTCGAGGATTACGCCGACATGCTGGCGCGGATTGATTCGCATGACCTGTTTGTCACGCCGGAGACGGTGTTGGTGCTGCGCAACGCCGGCGCGGTGGGCGTGCCAGGGCTGCCGGAGTGGGGCAGTATCCCCATCCCCAAGAAGCTGCTGGCACAGGGTGTGCGCGACGTGGTGCGCATCAGCGATTCGCGCATGAGCGGCACGAGCTACGGCACGGTTGCCCTGCACATCTCGCCCGAGTCGGCCGTCGGCGGGCCGCTGGCGCTGGTTCACGATGGCGACCTGATCGCGCTGGACGCGCCGGCGCGGACGCTCGATCTGCTCGTGGATGAAGCTGAGTTGGCGCGCCGCCGAGCGGCGTGGCAGCCGCCGAAATCGCCGCACCGGCGCGGCTATCCGCGCTTGTATCAGGAGCACGTGCTGCAGCCGGACGAGGGCTGCGACTTCGACTTCCTGCGCCCGCAGACGGACGACGAGCTTGGCTTCGTGTCGCCGGTGGTGGGCCGATCTTGA
- a CDS encoding ubiquinone/menaquinone biosynthesis methyltransferase: MSQQQVANPAEVYEQFIVPTFFIPWTPVLLKYARPRLGERVLDLACGTGIVARHVAPIVGANGKVTALDVSPAMLEVARNLPAPVGALIEWREGNAVDLPLADGAFDLVLCQQGFQFFADRAAAAREMRRVLAPSGRVALSVWQALDHHPFYLALFEAMARQLDAPVAALAMAFSFGDAEEMRALLSAAGLSEVGITPESLTIRFPSLDRFLSLSVRSAAAIIPAFAQLDEPARSVLVEAVGGEIKGNTALRRYIEGDVVVIPMSAHVAVAHA, from the coding sequence ATGAGCCAACAACAAGTCGCCAATCCTGCCGAAGTCTACGAGCAGTTCATCGTCCCGACTTTCTTCATCCCGTGGACGCCGGTGTTGCTCAAATACGCCAGGCCAAGGTTAGGCGAGCGCGTCCTGGATCTGGCTTGCGGCACCGGCATCGTGGCGCGTCATGTTGCGCCGATCGTCGGAGCGAATGGAAAGGTCACTGCCCTCGACGTCAGCCCGGCTATGCTGGAAGTGGCGCGCAACCTGCCCGCGCCAGTCGGCGCGCTGATCGAGTGGCGCGAGGGTAACGCTGTGGACCTGCCGCTGGCGGACGGTGCGTTCGACCTCGTGCTGTGCCAGCAGGGGTTCCAGTTCTTCGCAGATCGCGCCGCAGCGGCGCGTGAGATGCGGCGGGTGCTCGCGCCTAGCGGGCGCGTTGCCCTCAGCGTGTGGCAAGCGTTGGACCACCACCCATTTTACCTCGCCCTGTTCGAGGCTATGGCGCGCCAACTCGACGCGCCAGTCGCTGCCCTGGCGATGGCCTTCTCGTTCGGCGATGCTGAGGAGATGCGCGCGCTGCTCTCCGCAGCCGGATTGAGCGAAGTGGGGATCACGCCAGAGTCACTCACCATTCGCTTCCCCTCGCTGGATCGTTTCCTGTCGCTTTCGGTGCGCAGCGCAGCGGCGATCATCCCGGCTTTCGCTCAGCTCGACGAGCCGGCGCGTTCGGTGCTCGTCGAAGCGGTGGGCGGTGAGATCAAAGGCAACACGGCGCTGCGCAGATACATCGAAGGGGACGTTGTAGTCATTCCGATGTCTGCGCATGTGGCGGTGGCGCACGCGTAG